The Pogona vitticeps strain Pit_001003342236 chromosome 6, PviZW2.1, whole genome shotgun sequence genome contains a region encoding:
- the GPATCH8 gene encoding G patch domain-containing protein 8 isoform X2, whose protein sequence is MGMGRMEMELDYAEDATERRRVLEVEKEDTEELRQKYKDYVDKEKAIAKALEDLRANFYCELCDKQYQKHQEFDNHINSYDHAHKQRLKDLKQREFARNVSSRCRKDERKQEKALRRLHELAEQRRQPDCAPGSGPMFRTTTVAVDEEGGEEDMDMAAPTSSSSISPASGQATNMVVDKGTTYASGQSSSNSGLGQDLVQVPQTVSLGVNPLKIGVSFSFAKKAPVKLESIASVFKDHVDESSSPDDEVKADERAHSESGALGKIGETEGTNSPESKGDDEEQHEKEGGNLNTTLSKLKKMKRDDGPVALEPEYYHYIPPAHCKVKPNFQFLLFMKATDQVEAEAMNKKAAHERKRSNSPKPKVTKNGEKVAVAESVPQQKEQGPASKSNKTEDKGPPEEVDKQEAKQLKGSDAVEPDVTKEISQPPSTSKETADGPKHLTGPFFPVLSKDESTTLQWPSELLFFTKAEPSVSYSCNPLYFDFKLSRNKDAKAKGAEKQKLATSISKEKTSTDDSSASKSKEVDLAGNSTSTSENKSVPACSKQESNPVSVAKGEGPEEGSKGSQVSRKMGKSHKHKKKKKHKKSTKHKRRRKGETEEKNREGDLAEDKSKKRKKHKHKKSKPSFPSEGERAQGTEDSGFSKKRKWYSQDSQRKSLSTEDSGSKKEESGTSSQDHNSKKTKGELQPTSSATKRRSSTSASVHPSHRGRQSSGGYESDEDSCHKHFRQKSKSQYSDDYDSGSDCSRSRSRSGRRHSSRRSSQRSYSTSSYASSDNSRYSRQRSYSEDSYSDYSDRSRSRTKRSHDSEDDSDYASSKRRSKRRKYSSSEDDYSLSRSRSQSRSRSRTHTRGRSRTRSRGRTRSRSCSHSRSKRRSRSRTGHSWKRSRSYSRERSRSTRSLSQRSLSRKGSRGHESPGERRSGRRDFIRSKIYRSQSPHYFRARQGEGPVRKEEARGDEGTGTSNLSQSTGSSGMGSNCNSEEKNSATAKLLLEKIQSRKVEKKPSSTEDSPAGPHKVGIKLKDPPQGYFGPKLPPSLGNKPVLPLIGKLPTVRKPSIKQSEESGLERGEELELSEQDEATQDGGETATESQPQAEETLVTGTEDTLPSEPKQEDATPEMTAVPLEPPALPEHYGSGDLVVTQSFLPDPSEETLESLDSGNPPVSLEGRMVPLVPDVEHFPGYVPQSGEPSISGEPEGTEDSSLAPLESQPITFTPEEMEKYSKLQQAAQQHIQQQLLAKQVKAFPASAALAPAAAPALQPIHIQQPAAAAATSITTVQHAILQHHAAAAAAAIGIHPHPHPQPLAQVHHIPQPHLTPISLSHLTHSIIPGHPATFLASHPIHIIPASAIHPGPFTFHPVPHAALYPTLLAPRPATAAATALHLHPLLHPIFSGQDLQHPPSHGT, encoded by the exons AGATTGAAGGATCTCAAACAAAGAGAATTTGCTCGCAATGTGTCATCAAGATGTCGAAAAGATGAGAGAAAGCAGGAGAAGGCACTTAGGCGCCTGCATGAGCTGGCTGAACAGAGGAGGCAGCCTGACTG TGCTCCAGGAAGTGGGCCGATGTTTAGAACCACTACTGTCGCTGTAgatgaggaaggaggagaggaagacatGGACATGGCAGCTCCCACTAGTTCCTCCTCCATCTCACCAGCTTCTGGGCAAGCTACAAATATGGTTGTGGACAAGGGTACAACTTATGCCAGTGGGCAAAGCAGTAGCAACTCTGGGCTTGGACAAGATCTTGTACAAGTACCTCAGACTGTCAGTTTAGGGGTTAACCCTCTCAAGATAGGTGTATCTTTCTCATTTGCCAAAAAGGCCCCTGTGAAGCTTGAATCAATTGCCTCTGTCTTCAAAGATCATGTAGATGAGTCCAGTTCTCCTGATGATGAAGTCAAAGCTGATGAGAGAGCCCACTCAGAATCTGGAGCTTTGGGAAAGATTGGAGAGACAGAAGGTACAAACAGCCCTGAGAGTAAAGGAGATGATGAAGAACAAcatgaaaaggagggggggaatctAAACACCACACTGTCAAAACTGAAAAAGATGAAACGAGATGATGGTCCAGTGGCACTAGAACCAGAATATTACCACTATATTCCACCTGCCCACTGCAAGGTGAAACCCAATTTCCAATTCCTGCTATTCATGAAGGCCACAGACCAGGTAGAAGCAGAAGCTATGAACAAAAAAGCAGCCCATGAAAGGAAACGGAGCAATTCCCCCAAGCCCAAAGTGACCAAAAATGGTGAaaaggtggcagtggcagaatcTGTTCCTCAGCAGAAAGAACAGGGTCCTGctagcaaaagcaacaaaacagaagacaaaggCCCCCCAGAAGAAGTGGACAAACAGGAGGCGAAACAGCTCAAGGGAAGTGATGCTGTAGAGCCAGATGTCACTAAAGAGATTTCCCAGCCACCATCAACCAGTAAAGAAACTGCAGATGGGCCTAAGCATTTAACAGGGCCCTTTTTCCCAGTGTTGAGTAAGGATGAAAGCACTACCCTTCAGTGGCCTTCAGAACTGCTGTTCTTCACCAAAGCAGAGCCATCTGTATCATACAGCTGCAATCCCTTGTATTTTGACTTCAAACTTTCTCGTAACAAAGATGCAAAAGCAAAAGGGGCAGAGAAACAGAAATTGGCAACCAGCATTTCAAAGGAGAAAACCTCCACTGACGATAGCAGTGCAAGCAAGAGCAAAGAGGTGGACCTAGCTGGCAACTCCACCTCAACATCAGAAAACAAGTCTGTCCCAGCATGCAGCAAGCAGGAATCCAACCCTGTGAGTGTTGCCAAGGGGGAAGGTCCAGAAGAAGGCAGTAAAGGCAGTCAGGTCAGCCGCAAAATGGGGAAATCCCACaaacacaaaaagaagaagaagcacaagAAGTCCACCAAGCATAAACGCCGGCGTaaaggagagacagaggagaaaaacagagaggGTGACCTTGCAGAAGATAAATCCAAGAAAcggaaaaaacacaaacacaaaaagagCAAGCCTTCCTTCCCTAGTGAAGGTGAGCGAGCACAAGGGACTGAAGATTCTGGTTTTTCCAAGAAAAGAAAGTGGTATTCCCAAGACTCCCAGCGGAAATCTCTGTCTACGGAAGACAGTGGCAGCAAGAAGGAGGAGAGCGGCACCTCCTCCCAAGAtcacaacagcaaaaaaacaaagggAGAACTGCAGCCAACATCATCTGCCACTAAGAGACGGTCTTCCACATCAGCTTCTGTTCACCCCAGCCATAGAGGCCGACAGAGCAGTGGTGGCTATGAGAGTGATGAAGACTCCTGCCACAAGCACTTCCGGCAGAAGTCAAAATCTCAGTACAGTGATGATTATGACTCTGGCAGTGACTGTTCACGAAGTCGCTCTCGATCAGGACGTAGGCATTCTTCTCGAAGATCATCTCAGAGGTCGTACTCAACAAGTTCGTATGCCTCCTCAGACAACAGCAGGTACAGCCGGCAGCGAAGCTACTCAGAAGACAGTTATAGTGACTACAGTGACCGATCACGGAGTCGTACCAAGCGCTCTCATGACTCAGAGGATGATTCAGACTATGCAAGTTCCAAGCGCAGGTCAAAACGGCGCAAGTACTCTTCTTCTGAAGATGACTACAGCCTGAGCAGGAGCAGGTCCCAGAGCCGAAGCCGGAGTCGAACTCACACCAGAGGAAGGTCAAGGACGAGAAGTCGAGGCAGGACACGCAGCCGTAGCTGTAGCCACAGCCGGAGTAAGCGGAGGAGCCGTAGCCGAACAGGGCACAGCTGGAAACGTAGCCGGAGCTACAGCAGAGAGCGCAGCAGGAGCACAAGAAGTCTTTCTCAGAGGTCTCTGTCAAGGAAGGGATCCCGAGGTCATGAAAGCCCTGGAGAGAGAAGATCTGGACGGCGTGACTTCATCCGTTCCAAAATCTATCGCTCACAGTCTCCTCACTACTTCAGAGCCAGACAAGGTGAAGGACCTGTGAGAAAGGAGGAAGCAAGAGGAGATGAGGGGACAGGGACCAGCAATCTCTCCCAAAGTACTGGCAGCTCCGGCATGGGGAGCAACTGTAATTCTGAGGAGAAGAACTCTGCCACAGCCAAGCTCCTCTTGGAAAAAATTCAGTCCAGGAAGGTAGAGAAAAAGCCCAGCAGCACAGAAGACTCCCCTGCAGGGCCTCACAAAGTTGGGATAAAGCTGAAGGATCCACCACAGGGCTATTTTGGCCCTAAGCTCCCTCCTTCATTGGGCAACAAGCCTGTCCTTCCATTAATCGGAAAGCTTCCCACAGTCCGAAAACCCAGCATAAAGCAGTCTGAAGAGTCTGGATTAGAAAGAGGTGAGGAGCTGGAGCTGTCAGAGCAGGATGAAGCAACACAGGATGGCGGGGAGACAGCCACAGAGAGTCAGCCTCAAGCAGAAGAGACCTTGGTGACAGGAACAGAGGACACCCTCCCAAGTGAACCAAAACAGGAGGATGCAACCCCAGAGATGACTGCTGTTCCTCTTGAGCCACCAGCGCTCCCAGAACACTATGGATCAGGTGATCTTGTTGTAACACAGAGCTTCCTACCTGATCCCAGTGAAGAAACTTTAGAATCTCTTGACAGTGGGAATCCACCAGTTTCCCTGGAAGGCAGGATGGTGCCCCTGGTGCCAGACGTTGAGCACTTCCCTGGCTATGTCCCACAGAGTGGGGAACCCAGCATCAGTGGGGAGCCTGAGGGTACTGAGGACTCTTCCCTGGCACCACTAGAGAGTCAGCCCATCACTTTCACTCCAGAGGAGATGGAGAAATACAGCAAGCTTCAGCAGGCAGCTCAACAGCACATTCAGCAGCAGCTCCTGGCCAAGCAAGTCAAGGCATTTCCTGCCTCTGCAGCCCTGGCTCCAGCTGCAGCCCCTGCTCTGCAGCCCATCCACATCCAGCAGCCTGCAGCTGCTGCAGCCACCTCCATTACCACTGTGCAGCATGCCATCCTACAGCACCATGCTGCAGCCGCTGCCGCTGCCATTGGAATCCACCCTCACCCTCATCCCCAACCACTTGCTCAAGTACATCACATCCCCCAGCCACACTTGACTCCCATCTCCTTGTCCCACTTAACCCACTCCATCATCCCAGGGCATCCTGCCACTTTCCTGGCTAGCCACCCCATCCATATTATTCCTGCCTCTGCCATCCATCCGGGACCCTTCACTTTTCACCCTGTCCCCCATGCTGCCCTCTACCCAACCCTTCTAGCACCCCGACCAGCCACTGCTGCTGCAACAGCATTACACCTCCACCCTCTTTTGCATCCCATTTTCTCAGGCCAGGATTTGCAGCATCCCCCCAGTCATGGCACATGA